A single Curtobacterium sp. MCJR17_020 DNA region contains:
- a CDS encoding LacI family DNA-binding transcriptional regulator, with product MVHVPRRDGPPSVHHVAARAGVSLATVSNVLNHPERVADSTAARVHDAIAELGYTPNRNARVLASGSSRSIGLVVMSLRNSLFSDMVNGAQLAARKRGFTLLIASSEDDLQAQGEHLAYLESARVSGILLASMTESRDQVELTRRHGRPVVYVNFAPTTVDACSVVVDNEQAGFLAAEHLIARGCRRIGFVSARAELQPVALRRAGVLRAIAGHPGVELVDIDAGDIDPPGGTHAGSRIAAMPADERPDGVLGVTDLLAMAVVSELRAAGIRVPEDIPVSGCDHNSVAWGGAVPLTSVTMHGAEMGAAAVALLLEELSDPMHVHRTIVLGSELVPRESTLGRAGAAAARATAPSDPRRTEA from the coding sequence ATGGTGCATGTCCCCAGGCGTGACGGCCCACCGAGCGTGCACCACGTCGCCGCTCGCGCGGGCGTCTCGCTCGCGACGGTCTCGAACGTCCTGAACCACCCCGAGCGGGTGGCCGACTCCACCGCCGCTCGCGTGCACGACGCGATCGCCGAACTCGGGTACACGCCGAACCGCAACGCCCGGGTGCTCGCATCCGGCAGCAGCCGTTCGATCGGGCTCGTCGTGATGTCGCTCCGGAACTCGCTGTTCAGCGACATGGTCAACGGCGCGCAGCTCGCGGCGCGGAAGCGGGGGTTCACGCTCCTGATCGCGAGCAGCGAGGACGACCTGCAGGCGCAGGGCGAACACCTCGCGTACCTCGAGAGCGCTCGGGTGTCCGGCATCCTGCTCGCCTCGATGACCGAGTCGCGCGACCAGGTCGAACTCACCCGTCGGCACGGTCGCCCGGTCGTCTACGTCAACTTCGCGCCGACGACGGTCGATGCTTGCTCCGTCGTCGTCGACAACGAACAGGCGGGGTTCCTCGCCGCCGAGCACCTGATCGCCCGCGGGTGCCGACGCATCGGCTTCGTGAGCGCCCGCGCCGAGCTGCAGCCGGTCGCACTCCGCCGCGCCGGCGTACTCCGGGCGATCGCGGGCCACCCCGGGGTGGAACTCGTCGACATCGACGCCGGTGACATCGACCCACCCGGCGGCACGCACGCCGGGTCCCGGATCGCGGCGATGCCCGCGGACGAACGGCCCGACGGCGTCCTGGGCGTCACGGACCTGCTCGCGATGGCGGTCGTCTCGGAGCTCCGAGCTGCCGGCATCCGCGTGCCGGAGGACATCCCGGTGTCGGGCTGCGACCACAACTCGGTGGCGTGGGGCGGCGCGGTGCCGCTGACCTCGGTGACCATGCACGGTGCGGAGATGGGCGCGGCTGCCGTGGCCCTGCTGCTCGAGGAGCTCTCCGACCCGATGCACGTCCACCGCACCATCGTGCTCGGCAGCGAGCTCGTGCCCCGCGAGAGCACGCTCGGCCGCGCCGGTGCAGCGGCCGCGCGGGCAACGGCGCCGAGCGACCCGCGCCGCACCGAGGCCTGA